The Flavobacterium johnsoniae UW101 genomic interval CTCCGCCATAACCGCCAGGACTTTTTTCATCAAATTTTCCTTCGATACTCCAATCATGCGGAACGTCTAAAGTTCTCCATTTTGTTCCCGCTCCAATAGTATCTTTATCTGCAATACTGTCGTTAAGGTGGAAACTCCAATCTGCATTAAAAGAAACTTTTCGGTTACTAAATTTTTGATCTGTTGATGACTTGCATGCTGTCAATAAAAGAAAGCCTGCAAATAGTAATCCTAGTTTTTTATATGAAGTTAGCTGCAACATTGTTTTATAAATTTTAATAACCTGGAAGTAGTTTTTAACGCTGCTTCCAAGTTATTAGTAAATTAAAAAATCTTTCTGAATTTTTAAGGAATTATGTAGTGGAACACAAACCATTCATTTTTACCTGCATCATAAGATGTTCCAAACCAAATACCTTTAGTGCCAAAATCGCTGTTATATGCTTTTACTACTTTAATCACATTTGTAGTTGGGTTCATCCAGCTTGACGGGTTTTGAATTAATGTCTCTGACCCTAAATTGATTTCGTTCGTTTCTGCATTAATAGTAAATAATCCAGAAGTTACCACACCATTTTGGCTTCTTGTATAATTCTGTTTACCTCCGTATTGGTCAAAACGTATCCAAGAATTATTTGCAACAGCTGTCCAGTCAGGATTCCATCCCCAGTCAGAAGAACTTCCTGGTCCAGTTGTCCATCCAATACCGGCTGCTAACCAATCTACAGGATTTCCTGCTGCATCTAGAGCCCAGATTCTTCCTGCACCAACACCTCCAGTAAGCATTTTTAACAATTCGCCTGAAGCAAAAGTTGGATTAAAACCTTCGTCAACAACAGGTTCAGTTACTATTGGCACATAATTATCTGCATATTCTTTAGAAACAAAGTTCCAGATATACCACCATGCACCCTCACTATTGGTTCTCATAATAGCAATTCTTAACTGGTTATCTGTCAGTTTTAATACTTTGATATTTGATGTCCAGTTACTGGCATTTGCAATATAGTTGTCAGGTCTTAGAATTGTTGCACCATTTGTTGTTAAGGTATGAGCATTAATATCTAAGAAATAAGATCCGTTTTCTATTGTTGTTCCATCTGCTTCGTGAACAGTCATAAAAGGTCCTCCTTCAAGGCTGAAAGTCATATACCTGCCCCAGTGCATGTCTGCATCTGTACTTGAATTAGCATTTCCGGATGGTTCCCAGTTTGGACTAAAATTACCCCATTCAACAGTTCCGCTCGGGTCTGCATAAGACATTGCTCCTGGTGCTAAACCATATTTACCATTGTCGAATACCCATGATTTTTGTTTTCCAACTCCACCTGATAAAGCTGTCCAAAGAGGATCGTTTACATAGTTTAAGTTATCTGCTGAAACTGTTACTGTTACTGGGTCTAACTCTACAATTCCACCATCAGTAACCGCAGAAATTTTTATCGTATAATTACCTTTAAAGGCATACTTTACTGTTTCAACCGCTTTGTTGGATTTTCCTGTTACATAATCCCATGTAAGAACAACTCCTGGTGTTGTGTTTTTCAATATTACAGTATTTCCTCCTGGGTCTGCTGCAAGGTCTTGAGTAATTTCAAAATGTATATCCGATTTATCCATCGGTTCATCCAAAGAGTATGTATCTGGAGAACAAGATGATATCAGCAATGCCGTTAACATCAAAAATGATGTCACTAATAATTTAATATTTTTCATTTCTTTGATTTTTTAGTTAGAATTACCAACCGGCATTTTGTTTTAAAACTCCTCCGGATAATGTGATCTGCGTATTCGGAATTTGAGTAAGCCCTTTTGTTTCCTGAATCTTAGCTGCCGTAATTGTTTTTGTTCCCGCAACTCCTCCGCTCAATAATGTCGTTGATTCTGCAATACTTGAAGATGCTTTTCCGATACCTTGGCGTAATAAATCATAATATCTTATACCTTCAAGAGCAAACTCTAAACGTCTCTCATTCATAATATTATCAATAGTGGCAGGCGATGATACAAAATTATCTTTGTAGGCTCTTTTTCTAACAGCATCAAAATATGCCTGTGCATTACCGCTTCCTAATTCTGCTGCCATCAATAAAACATCAGAATATCTTAATACTACATAATCCTGAAACTGACTGATATCCCAAAACTGGCTTCCCAAAGTAATTGGAAGATCTACTCCGTTTTTGTCTACCATTGGTGAATATTTTTTGTTGTAATAACCTGTATATTCTCTCTGGCTGTTCTTTTTATCAAATTTTATTTTTTCTTCATCAATTCCAATTATACTAGCTGCACGTCTTGTATCTGTAGCACTGAAAGCATTCCATAACTTTGCATTTACAGTAACTCCCCAGCCGCGGCCATAAGGATAAGATGAAAATTCTCTCATTCCAAACATTACCATCCATTGATTACCGTCTGTATTTCCGTTATAATCACTTGTGTAAGTATATTTTATAGAAAACACAAATTCTCTATTGGCTTCACCTGCATATTTTTCTACTGAAGCTGCCGGCCATAAAGTCGCAAAATCATCTACTAAACCATGACCACTTGAGGCTATAACATCTTCTAAATGACCTAAAGCCTGAGTTTTTGTAACTACGCCAGCTAAGTCATTTTTTGCATAATATCCTGTGTAATACAGATAAACACGTCCTAATAAAGATTTTGCTGCCCATTTTGTAACGCGTCCGTTTGGTTTAACGTTATAAGCTTCTGTAGGCAGATTGGTTGAAGCAAATACCAAATCTTCAGCAATTAGTTTATAAATTTCTTCAGGTGTTGCCTGAGGAACATTTTCAGAAGAAGGTGCTGTCAATAAAGGAACGCTTCCCCATAAACGAGCCATTTCAAAATAAAGGTATGCTCTGATAAATTTAGTTTCAGACTCGTATGTATTTCTTAAAGCTGTATCTCCATCCCATTCAATCTGATCCATTTTAGATAACAGCATATTGCATCGGTAAATCGCTTTGTAATAAGCTACCCAATTGTTATTAAGCAAATCAACATCTCCAGGAGAGCGTGAAATATCAAACTCATCTATAGCGGCATAATTGTAGCCATCAGAATTTCCGGTTCCTCCAAAACAATCATCAGACATTACTTCACTTACTACCGGAACTCCAAGACCTGCTCCTCCTGTTGCCACTTGTAATCCGTCATAACAGCCTACTAATGCTACATAAGCATCATTTTTTGTTTTATAAAAACTTGTATCTATTGGTGTTAACGGCTCTGTTTCTAAACTGCAAGAACCTAGAGACAATAAACCCAAAAAGAAAATATATAAATAGGTATTTTTCATTTTTTTATTATTAAAGTTTAACATTTAATCCCATCATGAATGTTCTTGGTCTTGGATAGTAACCCACATCAACCCCTGACGAAAACTTTTGATCATCATTTGAAGAACCAAATCCAATTTCAGGATCCATACCATTATATTTGGTAAAAGTGTACAGATTTAATACTGAGAAATAAACTCTAAACTGACTTGCAAAAAATGGTTTTGACTGTTTCATTTTTGCTAAATCAAATCCTAATGTTACGGTATTAATTCTTAAGAAATCTCCATTATGAATATACAGATCTGAAAACTGCGTAAAGTTTCGGTTGTCTTCTGTTACTCTTGGCATTGTGTTAGAAGAACCTTCACCATGCCAGCGGTCTAATATTGCAGTAGTGTAATTTCCGTAAGCATTAGATTGGTTTCTGTACGATTGTACGATTTGATTTCCTGCTACACCATTAGCCATTAATGAAAAATCAAAAGCTTTGTAATTTGCAGAAATAGAGAACCCGTATGTAAAATCAGGATTAGGATTTCCTATACTTGTTTTATCTGTTGCATCGATTTTATCATCTCCGTTTGTGTTTACATAAATAATATCTCCGGGAGCTGCATTAGGCTGTAATACTACACCGTTTGCAGATTTGTAATTGTCAATTTGTGCCTGATTCTGGAAAACTCCTCCTGTTTTATATCCCCAGAAATAACCTAACGGATATCCGTTTTGTGCTCTGTAGAATTCACTTGAGTTATCATAAAGTTCGTTTGGCAGTCCATGAATTATTCCGCCTTCTGCAGGTATCTGGCCAACAGTATTTTTATTGTAAGCACCATTTGCACTTACGCTGTAATTAAAATCTCCAATTTTATTTTGGTAACTTAAGCTTACCTCAACCCCTTTATTGACTACGTCTCCACCATTAATAAAAGGAGCATCGGCACCGGCAGTTGCTAAAATTGGAGCAAGTATTAACCAGTCTTTGTTTGTTTTTTTATAAAAATCAACATTAAGATTTAAAGCGTTGTTTAAAAATCTGGCATCAAAACCAAGGTCAATCTGCTCTGAAGTTTCCCATTTTAAATCTAAGTTAGACAGTCTGTTTGGATATGCACCCGGAGTCAATACTCCTTCTTCATCTCCAAAAGAATAGTTTGTATTATTCACTTTTATTGGTGATAAATATTGGAAAGCTCTAGCATTTTGATTTCCAACCTGTCCCCAGCTTGCTCTTAATTTAAGAAAGTTTAAAACTTTTGAATCTTTCAAAAATTCTTCGTTTGATACAATCCATCCTCCTGAAACAGATGGGAAATACCCCCACTCATTTTCTTTAGAAAAAATTGAAGATCCATCAACTCTAAAAGTTGCATTTAATAAATAAGTTTCTTTATAATTATAATTTAACCTTCCAAAGTAAGACATTCTTTTGGTTTGCTGCTT includes:
- a CDS encoding RagB/SusD family nutrient uptake outer membrane protein → MKNTYLYIFFLGLLSLGSCSLETEPLTPIDTSFYKTKNDAYVALVGCYDGLQVATGGAGLGVPVVSEVMSDDCFGGTGNSDGYNYAAIDEFDISRSPGDVDLLNNNWVAYYKAIYRCNMLLSKMDQIEWDGDTALRNTYESETKFIRAYLYFEMARLWGSVPLLTAPSSENVPQATPEEIYKLIAEDLVFASTNLPTEAYNVKPNGRVTKWAAKSLLGRVYLYYTGYYAKNDLAGVVTKTQALGHLEDVIASSGHGLVDDFATLWPAASVEKYAGEANREFVFSIKYTYTSDYNGNTDGNQWMVMFGMREFSSYPYGRGWGVTVNAKLWNAFSATDTRRAASIIGIDEEKIKFDKKNSQREYTGYYNKKYSPMVDKNGVDLPITLGSQFWDISQFQDYVVLRYSDVLLMAAELGSGNAQAYFDAVRKRAYKDNFVSSPATIDNIMNERRLEFALEGIRYYDLLRQGIGKASSSIAESTTLLSGGVAGTKTITAAKIQETKGLTQIPNTQITLSGGVLKQNAGW